The Spirosoma foliorum genome has a window encoding:
- a CDS encoding class I SAM-dependent methyltransferase: MQSDSERIRDLYQRHALLWNEERNRSLFEKAWLDRFLSLIPADASVLDLGCGMGEPIANYLIEQGCTVTGVDTSHTFIDLCKNRFPQQNWLVADMRNVVLDKKFQGILAWDSFFHLNHADQRQMFPVFRNYAASGAALLFTSGPSYGEAIGEYQGEPLYHASLDTIDYQNLLQEQGFTVIDHVVEDPTCGYRTVWLAKLN, from the coding sequence ATGCAATCAGACTCAGAACGTATTCGTGATTTATATCAACGGCATGCCTTACTATGGAATGAGGAGCGAAATCGGAGCTTATTTGAAAAGGCGTGGCTGGATCGTTTTCTGAGTCTCATTCCGGCTGATGCTTCGGTTCTTGATCTTGGTTGCGGTATGGGAGAGCCTATTGCTAACTATTTAATTGAGCAAGGTTGTACAGTTACAGGCGTAGATACCTCACATACGTTCATCGACCTATGTAAAAACCGCTTTCCTCAGCAAAACTGGCTAGTTGCGGATATGCGTAATGTAGTTCTCGACAAGAAGTTTCAGGGTATTTTAGCCTGGGATAGTTTCTTTCATCTGAATCACGCAGACCAACGTCAGATGTTTCCGGTTTTTCGTAACTACGCGGCCTCAGGTGCTGCGTTGCTGTTTACCAGTGGCCCTTCGTACGGTGAAGCAATAGGCGAATACCAGGGTGAACCGCTTTATCATGCCAGTTTAGATACTATCGATTACCAAAACCTTCTCCAAGAGCAAGGGTTTACGGTTATCGATCATGTTGTGGAAGATCCAACCTGCGGATATCGTACGGTTTGGCTAGCTAAGTTGAACTAG
- a CDS encoding lipid A deacylase LpxR family protein codes for MQNVKRYLAALGWLIPMLGFAQRIDNTASFRQIDSDKYWRFHYDNDYFTATDQYYTQGYNIEIVNPALRKNPLTKLLIKARDSYVQYGLALEHFGFTPTTLGSDAILVGDRPFAACILLKTFSISTDTLRRARIASVLSTGMIGPVAFGYEMQSAIHRLINGVEPHGWQHQIRNDAIVNYSLTYEKQLYAYRHALSVSANAQAQVGTFVDRLQTGFVVMVGRFDSPFGTTAKRLPLQLYVYAQPLVSLVAYDASLQGGLFNRSSPYVIPTEQLARTTFQANYGAVFRYKKLYLEYYQSLLTREFDTGMQHRWGGIKIGASVGLFSKPAQ; via the coding sequence ATGCAGAACGTTAAACGCTATTTAGCCGCTTTAGGGTGGTTGATCCCGATGTTGGGTTTCGCCCAACGCATTGATAATACCGCATCGTTTCGGCAAATTGATAGTGATAAGTACTGGCGCTTTCACTACGACAACGATTATTTTACCGCCACGGACCAATACTATACGCAGGGCTACAATATTGAAATCGTCAATCCGGCACTCCGAAAAAATCCACTGACAAAGCTGCTCATTAAAGCCAGGGACAGTTATGTTCAATACGGATTGGCGTTAGAACATTTCGGATTTACGCCGACTACCCTCGGAAGCGATGCTATTTTAGTAGGCGACCGTCCGTTTGCGGCTTGTATTCTGCTCAAAACATTCAGTATATCAACCGATACACTGCGCCGGGCTAGAATAGCGTCGGTATTGAGTACGGGGATGATAGGCCCGGTTGCGTTTGGGTACGAAATGCAGTCGGCGATTCACCGGCTCATAAACGGTGTTGAACCGCATGGCTGGCAACATCAGATTCGCAACGATGCGATCGTGAATTATAGCCTTACTTACGAAAAGCAACTCTATGCCTATCGTCACGCGCTATCGGTAAGTGCTAATGCTCAGGCTCAGGTGGGCACGTTTGTGGATCGATTACAAACGGGATTTGTGGTAATGGTGGGTCGATTCGATTCGCCGTTTGGCACAACTGCAAAGAGGTTGCCGTTGCAACTCTATGTATATGCGCAGCCACTGGTGAGTCTTGTTGCTTACGATGCTTCTTTGCAGGGAGGCCTGTTCAATCGAAGTAGCCCCTACGTGATCCCTACCGAACAACTGGCGAGAACGACATTTCAGGCGAACTATGGAGCCGTATTTCGTTACAAAAAATTGTATCTGGAATATTATCAATCCTTACTTACCCGAGAGTTTGACACCGGTATGCAGCATCGTTGGGGAGGTATAAAAATTGGGGCCTCTGTAGGATTGTTTTCAAAGCCAGCACAATGA